In Aptenodytes patagonicus chromosome 12, bAptPat1.pri.cur, whole genome shotgun sequence, a genomic segment contains:
- the SMIM33 gene encoding small integral membrane protein 33 has product MNTSAPGSQLRQPEPQDVAAFTPISVVRSVTKKSDALPMISVIVVIFVLLAVFIVIVVHYGPHLRTIQITLYHEPMPQDLDDGVHLTDWKKLGSQKKLPAQPCQWEPAGMDAAGVSCRCSCKHHLPCGSTEPSVIEITYL; this is encoded by the coding sequence ATGAACACCTCCGCACCCGGCAGCCAACTGAGACAGCCCGAGCCCCAGGATGTGGCCGCCTTCACTCCCATCTCCGTTGTCAGGAGCGTGACGAAGAAATCGGATGCCCTGCCCATGATCTCGGTGATCGTCGTCATCTTCGTCCTCTTGGCTGTCTTCATCGTCATCGTGGTGCACTACGGCCCTCACCTCCGCACCATCCAGATCACCCTCTACCATGAGCCCATGCCGCAGGACCTGGATGACGGGGTGCACCTCACAGACTGGAAGAAGCTGGGCTCCCAGAAgaagctgcctgcccagccctgccagtgGGAGCCGGCCGGCATGGACGCGGCCGGCGTGAGCTGCCGGTGCTCCTGCAAGCATCACCTTCCCTGCGGGAGCACTGAGCCCAGCGTCATCGAGATCACGTACCTGTGA
- the PCDH12 gene encoding protocadherin-12, with the protein MRRQAGKPAAACWDSGVVGFASSMLLLSRSALHLPALWWYLFLSTDAQEVATFTVQYRVFEEVPLGTVIGTLAEHFEGGESGETADTFQLMETPGRFPLHVGSGDGVLSTAGRVDREQLCRHSDPCWVSFDVLAARNLALIHVEVQVLDVNDNAPRFPTPELELEMSESASLRTRIPLDRALDADAGPNARCSYALSRSEHFALEVISSSDGTRHAELVVVKEVDRELHSSFDLVLTATDHGEPPKSGTALIKVIVLDSNDNSPIFAESSLTVEVREDALPGTLLVTVTATDPDQGPNGEIEYSLSKHAPPEVLSAFGIDARTGSVILKHPLDYEETHAYELDVQARDLGANPIPAHCKILVKVLDVNDNAPNVHVTWAARAPVLSEALPKDSFVALVTASDPDSGSNGQVHCSLSQGYEHFRLKRTNSHSYVLMTNATLDRELRAEYNLTLVVRDQGDLSLAVLKHLTICISDVNDNAPSFEKATYEVAVAENSETPAFLLTVRATDPDLGFNGKITYSIPDSSALGLVSIDPTTGDVFALRAFDYEQVRSLEFLVTAEDGGHPKLASNISVRLAVLDQNDNAPVITTPVLVGGAAVLSVLVNAETGCFWVVPGNGSTQGTAAVTNATLVSCTSVPFLFTITARDVDSGINGALRYDLVGGDDVGLFILDPLLGQVFLNASNASSLAGSERELVVRVSDGGDIPLHTLARVRLVFRHHGAFSKMSAQDPGWLSPSVVAVICLAALLGGCLLLLALTLSLRKKEKKDGMAYNCREAEDARRQQQLKKPHRQIQKTDIHLVPLLRGRPQEAEPPRPSQEDLPGTATPAPGGSPQAPLHLTPTLYRTLRNQRTQKDSDEQQGTFNLPILQRRPCQPHRPKNSAKEAASPPDVPLHCKSLVKPPQGPVGEPPLPPNQPVGAGGPGQPQPHQNILRSLVRLSLVALAEQSPTGEFAMESPPVQQISQLLSLLHQGQFQPKTNHRGNKYTAKNGSRAAGLDADCLSTKDSGHGESEAEDRDSESGFELSVQQLVGEELETLLEPQAELALKRLTAADPAWVARLSLPLTSSYKDNIFSPDSLHSPQDEEAARQEKPRTFETFGKGAGADSNAAGTRLASTFLSEMSTLFEMILSQKVQVHNETGSGLLRQLSARGKSFGLEDSAPVL; encoded by the exons ATGCGGCGGCAGGCGGGCAAGCCCGCGGCAGCGTGCTGGGACAGCGGGGTGGTGGGCTTCGCCAGCAGCATGCTCCTGCTGAGCCGCTCCGCTCTCCATCTCCCAGCCTTGTGGTGGTACCTCTTCCTCTCCACCGATGCCCAGGAGGTGGCCACGTTCACGGTGCAGTACCGGGTGTTTGAAGAAGTGCCGCTGGGAACGGTGATAGGGACGCTGGCTGAGCACTTCGAGGGGGGTGAGAGCGGCGAAACAGCAGATACCTTCCAGCTGATGGAGACCCCCGGGAGGTTCCCGCTGCACGTGGGGAGCGGGGATGGGGTGCTCAGCACGGCCGGACGGGTGGACAGGGAGCAGCTGTGCCGGCACAGTGATCCCTGCTGGGTCTCTTTCGACGTGCTGGCTGCCCGAAACCTGGCCCTGATTCACGTGGAGGTTCAAGTGCTGGACGTCAACGACAATGCGCCACGGTTCCCCACGcctgagctggagctggagaTGTCGGAGAGCGCATCCCTGCGGACAAGGATCCCGCTGGACCGAGCCCTGGATGCTGATGCCGGCCCCAACGCCCGCTGCTCCTACGCGCTCTCCCGCAGCGAGCACTTTGCTCTGGAGGTCATCTCCAGCTCCGATGGGACGAGGCACGCGGAGCTTGTCGTGGTCAAAGAAGTGGACCGGGAGCTGCACTCCTCCTTTGACCTCGTGCTGACGGCCACTGATCATGGGGAGCCACCAAAATCAGGTACCGCTTTAATTAAAGTCATCGTCCTTGACTCCAATGATAACAGCCCCATCTTTGCAGAGAGCTCTTTGACGGTAGAGGTTCGGGAGGATGCTCTGCCCGGGACCCTCCTTGTGACGGTCACGGCCACTGACCCTGACCAGGGCCCCAACGGGGAGATCGAGTACAGCCTGAGCAAGCATGCGCCCCCGGAGGTGCTGAGCGCTTTCGGCATCGATGCCCGCACAGGCAGCGTCATCCTGAAGCACCCGCTGGACTACGAGGAAACCCACGCCTATGAGCTGGACGTGCAAGCCCGGGACCTGGGTGCCAACCCCATCCCAGCGCACTGCAAGATCCTGGTCAAAGTCCTGGACGTCAACGACAACGCTCCCAATGTCCATGTCACCTGGGCCGCGCGGGCGCCCGTGCTCTCTGAAGCCCTCCCCAAAGACAGCTTCGTGGCTCTGGTGACGGCCAGCGACCCTGATTCGGGAAGCAACGGGCAAGTGCATTGCTCCCTCAGTCAAGGGTACGAGCACTTCAGGCTGAAGAGGACCAACAGCCACAGCTACGTGCTGATGACCAACGCCACGCTGGACAGGGAGCTGCGTGCCGAGTACAACCTGACGTTGGTGGTGCGGGACCAGGGTGACCTCTCCTTGGCCGTGCTGAAGCACCTCACTATCTGCATCAGCGACGTCAACGACAACGCCCCCTCCTTCGAGAAGGCCACCTACGAGGTTGCCGTTGCTGAGAACAGCGAAACACCTGCCTTCTTGCTCACCGTCCGTGCCACCGACCCCGACCTGGGTTTCAACGGGAAAATCACCTACAGCATCCCGGACTCCTCTGCTTTGGGTCTGGTCTCAATCGACCCCACCACTGGGGATGTTTTTGCCCTCCGAGCTTTTGATTACGAGCAGGTGAGGAGCCTGGAGTTCCTGGTGACCGCAGAGGATGGTGGTCACCCCAAGCTGGCGTCCAACATCTCCGTCAGGCTGGCTGTGCTCGACCAGAATGACAATGCACCTGTCATCACCACACCGGTGCTGGTGGGAGGCGCGGCCGTGCTCTCCGTCCTGGTTAATGCGGAGACGGGGTGCTTCTGGGTGGTACCTGGGAACGGGAGCACCCAAGGGACTGCAGCGGTGACCAATGCAACACTCGTGTCGTGCACCAGTGTTCCCTTCCTCTTCACCATCACGGCCAGGGATGTGGACTCTGGCATTAATGGGGCTCTCCGGTATGATCTGGTGGGTGGGGATGATGTCGGGCTCTTCATCCTGGACCCTCTCTTGGGGCAGGTCTTCCTCAATGCCAGCAATGCCAGCAGCCTTGCCGGCAGCGAGCGGGAGCTGGTGGTTCGGGTGAGCGATGGGGGGGACATCCCCCTGCACACCCTGGCCCGGGTCCGCTTAGTTTTCCGGCATCACGGGGCGTTCTCCAAAATGTCAGCCCAGGATCCCGGATGGCTGAGCCCATCCGTGGTGGCCGTTATCTGCCTGGCCGCTCTCCTGGGTGGGTGCCTTCTCCTTTTGGCTTTAACCCTGTCTTTGCgtaagaaggagaagaaggatgGCATGGCCTACAactgcagggaggcagaggatgcccgcaggcagcagcagctcaagAAGCCGCACAGGCAGATCCAGAAGACGGATATCCACCTCGTCCCGCTGCTCCGGGGCCGGCCCCAGGAGGCTGAGCCCCCCCGTCCCTCCCAGGAGGATCTGCCCGGCACAGCTACCCCTGCGCCGGGGGGCTCCCCGCAGGCTCCCCTCCACCTCACCCCCACTCTCTACAGGACCCTGAGAAATCAGAGGACCCAAAAGGACTCAGATGAGCAGCAGGGGACCTTCAACCTGCCCATCCTGCAGCgccggccctgccagccccacagacCGAAAAATTCGGCAAAAGAGGCTGCGAGTCCCCCAGATGTACCACTGCACTGCAAGAGCTTGGTGAAGCCACCACAGGGGCCCGTGGGAGAGCCCCCGCTGCCACCCAACCAGCCCGTGGGTGCTGGGGGAcccgggcagccccagccccaccagaACATCCTCAGGAGCCTGGTCCGGCTGTCGCTGGTGGCACTGGCGGAGCAGAGCCCCACCGGGGAGTTCGCGATGGAGTCGCCCCCAGTGCAG CAAAtctcccagctgctctccctgctgcaccAGGGCCAGTTCCAgcccaaaacaaaccacagggGAAACAAGTACACGGCCAAGAATGGCAGCAG ggctgcggggctggaTGCTGACTGCCTGAGCACAAAGGACAGCGGGCACGGTGAGAGTGAGGCGGAGGACCGTGATTCAGAGAGCGGGTTTGAGCTCTCCGTGCAGCAGCTGgtgggagaggagctggaaaCCCTCCTGGAGCCGCAGGCAG AGCTGGCCCTCAAGAGGCTGACGGCTGCTGACCCAGCATGGGTGGCTCGGCTCTCCTTGCCGCTCACCAGTAGTTACAAGGACAACATCTTCTCCCCTGACTCTCTGCATTCACCTCAGGATGAGGAAGCTGCAAGGCAGGAGAAACCAAGGACCTTTGAGACCTTCGGCAAAGGTGCTGGGGCTGACTCGAATGCTGCTGGGACAAGACTGGCCAGCactttcctttcagaaatgagCACCCTCTTTGAAATGATTTTGTCCCAGAAGGTCCAAGTCCACAATGAAACAGGCTCGGGGCTTCTGCGGCAGCTGTCGGCACGTGGGAAGAGCTTTGGACTGGAAGACAGTGCTCCTGTTCTGTAG